From Bacillus sp. FSL K6-3431, the proteins below share one genomic window:
- a CDS encoding helix-turn-helix domain-containing protein: MINFDPLFKTLESRNLNPNYLRKNGLVDGKTLAKMAKGGSIRLETVARICTFLDVPIEQVVRITK; this comes from the coding sequence ATGATTAATTTTGATCCTTTGTTTAAAACTTTAGAATCTCGTAATTTAAATCCTAATTACTTACGTAAGAATGGTTTAGTAGACGGAAAGACTTTAGCTAAGATGGCTAAAGGAGGAAGTATTCGATTAGAAACAGTTGCACGTATTTGTACTTTCCTCGACGTTCCTATCGAACAAGTCGTAAGAATCACGAAATAA
- a CDS encoding helix-turn-helix transcriptional regulator — MRCLLRDRRLSQGLSQYDLEVLSGVSKHSISAYENGRTEMNVRTAAKFAIILKCSIDDLFVYKRD, encoded by the coding sequence TTGCGTTGTTTACTACGCGACCGTCGCCTCTCGCAAGGGCTTTCGCAATATGATCTGGAAGTTTTGTCCGGCGTTTCCAAGCATTCGATTTCGGCATACGAAAACGGTAGAACCGAAATGAACGTGCGAACCGCCGCCAAATTTGCGATAATTCTGAAATGCTCCATCGACGATTTATTCGTGTACAAACGGGATTAG
- a CDS encoding toprim domain-containing protein translates to MPNVKIRSHTVDIDVEGELRNYDWTRPRWNSDKLIAASPFRYDNTPSFYVNLEGKYAGVWGDSGAYNEDYASGGFVKLLAFLRQETYEETESYLLTEYGRIEPGATLKMPPIKLTLPRKFEALPESTVTPATSQYLLRRGITEEVQAIYGTGYGKQHGFTAIPWRKPNGDLANVKYRATRGKLFFYEKGAHPIRQLVYGIDVIHQLGIRTAAICEAEIDAMSYAVTSEVYGIAAGGVTFTEAQADIVKRSPIETLLLAGDNDKAGAKFNREVKRLLRGHVRFKDVDYNAYKDANEVLKASGANGLRELVGFSMSK, encoded by the coding sequence ATGCCAAACGTTAAAATACGCAGCCACACGGTCGACATCGACGTAGAAGGAGAACTACGCAATTACGACTGGACTCGCCCGCGTTGGAATTCTGATAAATTAATCGCAGCCAGTCCCTTCCGATATGACAATACGCCATCCTTTTACGTTAATCTCGAAGGAAAGTATGCCGGAGTATGGGGGGATTCCGGAGCGTATAACGAAGATTATGCGTCAGGCGGATTCGTTAAGCTACTCGCATTCTTACGCCAAGAAACGTATGAAGAAACGGAATCCTACTTACTCACGGAATACGGGCGCATCGAACCGGGCGCAACGCTGAAAATGCCGCCGATCAAGCTAACGTTGCCGCGTAAATTCGAAGCATTACCGGAATCAACCGTCACACCCGCAACGAGTCAATACTTATTGCGCAGGGGAATCACGGAAGAAGTCCAAGCAATTTACGGAACAGGCTACGGCAAGCAGCACGGCTTCACGGCGATTCCTTGGCGCAAGCCTAACGGCGACCTTGCAAACGTTAAATATCGCGCAACACGCGGTAAGTTATTCTTCTACGAAAAAGGGGCGCATCCGATCCGTCAGTTAGTTTACGGAATTGATGTCATACATCAGTTAGGCATACGAACAGCAGCGATATGCGAGGCGGAGATCGACGCCATGTCTTACGCGGTAACAAGCGAAGTTTACGGCATTGCGGCAGGCGGCGTCACATTTACCGAAGCGCAGGCGGACATAGTAAAAAGGTCGCCTATTGAAACGTTACTTTTGGCGGGGGATAACGATAAGGCGGGCGCGAAGTTTAATCGCGAGGTCAAGCGACTTTTACGGGGGCATGTTCGTTTTAAGGACGTGGACTATAACGCTTACAAAGACGCCAACGAAGTGCTCAAAGCGAGTGGTGCGAATGGATTACGCGAATTGGTTGGTTTTTCCATGTCGAAATAG
- a CDS encoding DnaB-like helicase C-terminal domain-containing protein yields MEYGTLLISKILDSNDPSAFARLGVTESDFPTKAEKDAYKFITDYAERNRNSAPSYATVVTEIPDFYYVPEVSDAYSHLVGKIKDHAIKLALIDYVPKLNEKFNAGADGKALLDDLRKNLESIEAKTSTRDKVGTDIKADGKAFLDEYLDRKEGKSFKLWRSKFTTINEQIGGYFSGNMYTWYGRSGRGKSVFTMEEIIEAAFQGANVLVWAMEMSRFEWMARAYSTISARISETIEKVDGVDYEVGFENRSLLTGKLDADYEAGLRVFIEKLANGEILDGNITLRAADDSDFISRDIRQLESDIITTKADVVLIDPIYLMDYEQNTSRTAGGDVANTSKRIRRLAGTEKPVIHVVTQAEEVKDDIDDEGNRELRPPKRAEIKKTKAVLEDAANTFGIDSLDGEGIIEIGKGRNGGEGTQINVLYLPNYGIVEEMATGEAVAGQFTDF; encoded by the coding sequence TTGGAATACGGTACATTACTAATCTCGAAAATACTCGATAGCAACGACCCGTCAGCATTCGCACGGCTCGGCGTCACCGAATCGGATTTCCCGACAAAGGCGGAAAAGGACGCATACAAGTTTATCACGGACTATGCCGAAAGGAATCGGAACAGCGCGCCAAGCTATGCGACAGTTGTAACGGAAATCCCCGACTTTTACTACGTGCCGGAGGTCAGCGACGCATATTCGCATCTAGTCGGTAAAATAAAGGACCACGCGATAAAGCTTGCGTTAATAGACTACGTGCCGAAACTTAACGAAAAGTTTAACGCAGGTGCGGACGGTAAGGCGTTACTCGATGATTTACGCAAGAATCTCGAAAGTATCGAAGCTAAGACGTCAACGCGCGATAAAGTTGGTACCGACATTAAGGCGGACGGAAAAGCGTTTCTCGACGAGTATCTCGACCGTAAGGAAGGCAAGTCGTTTAAGCTTTGGCGCAGTAAGTTTACGACAATCAACGAGCAAATCGGCGGTTATTTCAGCGGAAATATGTACACGTGGTACGGGCGATCAGGACGCGGTAAGTCCGTTTTCACAATGGAGGAAATAATCGAAGCTGCGTTTCAAGGCGCTAATGTACTCGTGTGGGCAATGGAAATGAGTAGATTCGAATGGATGGCGCGCGCCTACTCGACTATCAGCGCAAGAATAAGCGAAACTATCGAAAAGGTTGACGGAGTAGATTACGAGGTTGGTTTCGAAAATAGGTCGTTACTAACCGGAAAGCTAGACGCTGACTACGAAGCAGGCTTGCGCGTATTTATCGAAAAGTTAGCTAACGGCGAAATACTCGACGGAAATATTACGTTGAGGGCGGCAGATGATTCCGACTTTATAAGCCGAGATATACGCCAGTTGGAATCGGACATTATTACGACTAAAGCCGACGTCGTGCTTATCGATCCGATTTACCTTATGGACTACGAGCAGAATACGTCACGGACGGCGGGCGGCGATGTTGCGAACACTTCGAAGCGTATACGTCGATTGGCGGGAACGGAAAAGCCGGTAATCCACGTCGTAACACAAGCCGAGGAGGTAAAGGACGACATCGACGACGAAGGTAATCGCGAATTAAGACCGCCGAAACGTGCGGAAATAAAGAAAACGAAGGCGGTACTTGAAGATGCCGCGAACACTTTCGGAATAGATTCGTTGGACGGCGAAGGGATTATCGAAATAGGCAAAGGAAGAAATGGCGGAGAAGGAACGCAGATTAACGTGTTGTACTTGCCGAATTACGGGATCGTCGAAGAAATGGCGACAGGCGAGGCGGTTGCGGGACAGTTCACCGATTTTTAA
- a CDS encoding beta-sandwich lipoprotein, which produces MKKKLVVILVSIMAIILTACTEADTVNQNIDKSADSFEINRRIIFFNGITDKYLLTVEGLCALGNNDSDNRLRVTCKVGEDQYKRHYLGLSDNVSFFIEQTDAVYADPFHYRVIFRPESIIPDIDIQTSE; this is translated from the coding sequence ATGAAAAAGAAACTCGTAGTAATTCTTGTAAGTATCATGGCGATTATTTTGACGGCGTGTACGGAAGCAGATACCGTAAATCAGAACATAGATAAATCAGCAGATTCATTCGAAATAAACAGACGTATTATATTCTTTAACGGTATAACTGACAAATACCTACTTACAGTCGAAGGGTTATGTGCATTAGGCAACAACGACAGCGACAATCGACTGCGTGTCACTTGCAAAGTAGGTGAAGACCAATATAAACGGCATTATTTAGGTTTGAGTGATAATGTTAGCTTTTTTATTGAACAAACAGATGCAGTTTATGCGGACCCATTCCATTATCGTGTGATATTTCGACCTGAATCCATTATTCCTGATATAGACATTCAGACAAGCGAATAA
- a CDS encoding ATP-binding protein — MLNAWLVAHYVGSLKRNRQPLQQPAYFLDVNEYQTKYNLAAMTNDEAELDEVKRTMRRCMSVPFLVMDDVGIRSATESFKSIVHGIINARTTNAIPTIYTSNLPLEEMARVFDARLHDRMRDQTAVLHFAGQSKRGRR, encoded by the coding sequence TTGCTTAACGCTTGGCTTGTCGCACATTACGTCGGATCGTTGAAACGGAATAGGCAACCGTTACAGCAGCCGGCATATTTTCTCGATGTTAACGAGTATCAAACGAAATATAACCTCGCAGCAATGACGAATGACGAGGCGGAACTAGACGAAGTTAAGCGGACGATGCGCCGTTGCATGAGCGTGCCATTTCTCGTAATGGATGACGTGGGAATTAGGTCGGCGACAGAAAGCTTTAAATCGATTGTACACGGAATTATTAACGCGAGGACGACTAACGCCATTCCTACTATTTATACGTCAAACTTACCGTTAGAAGAAATGGCGCGAGTATTTGACGCAAGGCTGCATGACCGTATGCGCGATCAAACGGCGGTTTTACATTTCGCAGGACAATCGAAAAGGGGGCGACGATGA
- a CDS encoding HNH endonuclease: MGEKHREIQLTGKHGLGKIAKVDKEDYPVLSKYKWFYSGRYVRTNVGTDLGFEKYSMHRMIMNPNPEQVVDHINGNSLDNRRENLRICTQKENSQNRNIATNSSSGLKGASYSKFHRKWVAYITIDNVRKHIGYFLTKEEAAKAYDYYANKYFGEYALLNYEEEPNKPALREYTTKYRGIRWSKKDQRFTGRITYNGKSHYTGYFKDVKSAIKAYNILAVEVLGDEAYTKIHPIDESVGEADET, from the coding sequence ATGGGAGAAAAACACAGAGAGATACAACTTACAGGAAAGCACGGATTAGGGAAAATAGCGAAAGTAGATAAGGAGGATTACCCCGTATTATCTAAATATAAGTGGTTTTATAGCGGTAGATACGTTAGGACAAACGTAGGTACTGATTTAGGTTTCGAAAAGTACTCTATGCACCGCATGATAATGAATCCTAACCCAGAGCAAGTCGTCGACCATATCAACGGGAATAGCTTGGATAATCGACGAGAGAATTTGAGGATATGTACACAAAAGGAAAATAGCCAAAATCGTAATATTGCCACAAATTCCAGTAGTGGGCTTAAGGGGGCGAGCTATTCGAAATTTCATCGAAAGTGGGTCGCTTACATTACTATAGATAATGTTCGAAAACATATAGGATATTTCCTCACTAAAGAGGAAGCAGCTAAGGCATATGATTATTATGCTAATAAATATTTCGGTGAGTATGCGCTATTGAACTACGAAGAAGAACCGAATAAACCGGCGTTAAGAGAATACACGACTAAGTATAGAGGTATCCGATGGAGTAAAAAAGACCAAAGATTCACCGGAAGGATTACCTATAACGGGAAAAGTCATTATACAGGATATTTTAAAGATGTAAAATCCGCAATCAAGGCGTATAACATTCTGGCAGTGGAAGTATTGGGGGATGAAGCGTATACGAAAATACATCCAATAGACGAAAGTGTTGGTGAAGCCGATGAAACATAA
- a CDS encoding helix-turn-helix domain-containing protein: MMTRDIVDNDTLLTKPVDIAVYAVLCMYADNNSKDSYPNVETIAKKSRCSERVARRSLLTLKEAGYIDIEERRDKRGYQTSNQYFLLDVDNES; the protein is encoded by the coding sequence ATGATGACTCGCGATATAGTCGACAATGATACGCTCCTCACAAAGCCGGTAGACATCGCGGTTTACGCCGTTCTATGTATGTACGCGGACAACAATTCGAAAGACTCGTATCCTAACGTCGAAACAATAGCGAAGAAGTCACGGTGTAGCGAGCGAGTTGCAAGACGTTCTTTACTAACGTTGAAGGAAGCGGGCTACATCGATATAGAGGAAAGGAGGGACAAACGCGGATACCAAACGTCGAATCAGTATTTCCTACTTGACGTAGATAACGAGTCCTGA
- a CDS encoding YolD-like family protein: MLAVPKPKKARKESKATPKLTEEDYIEIGERISEAYEFESTITITTFRNRKHEKFTGIITGMNAGTKMIDLDTGEIDHIKISVNIIVCAIRKIPVRESGD; this comes from the coding sequence ATGTTAGCTGTACCAAAGCCGAAGAAAGCGAGGAAAGAATCAAAAGCGACTCCGAAACTTACAGAAGAAGATTATATTGAAATTGGAGAGAGGATTTCAGAAGCATATGAATTTGAATCAACAATCACTATAACTACATTTCGAAATAGGAAACATGAAAAATTCACAGGTATAATTACAGGAATGAACGCAGGAACCAAAATGATCGATCTTGATACAGGAGAGATTGATCATATTAAAATAAGTGTTAATATTATTGTTTGTGCAATAAGAAAAATCCCCGTTCGTGAGAGCGGGGACTAG
- a CDS encoding aspartate/glutamate racemase family protein, with amino-acid sequence MKTIGLIGGMSWESSLEYYRIINEEVKTKLGGLHSAKCILYSVDFEEIERYQAEGDWESSGKLLGDVAQSLEKAGAEIIVICTNTMHKVIRYIEEKVSLPILHIADSTANQIQKSEISTVGLLGTQYTMEQDFYKTRIEFNGIKVLIPNDEDRKVINKVIYEELCLGEIQQSSRDYYKKVIKRLIDDGAEGIILGCTEIGLLVKPEDSEVPLFDTTVIHAIESVNMALEK; translated from the coding sequence ATGAAAACTATTGGCCTTATTGGTGGAATGAGTTGGGAGTCCTCGTTAGAATATTATCGTATTATTAACGAAGAAGTGAAAACCAAATTGGGAGGATTGCATTCAGCCAAGTGCATTTTATATAGCGTGGATTTTGAAGAAATCGAACGCTATCAAGCTGAAGGTGATTGGGAAAGTTCTGGTAAATTATTAGGCGATGTTGCTCAGTCTTTGGAAAAGGCAGGTGCAGAAATTATTGTAATTTGTACAAATACGATGCATAAGGTGATTAGATATATTGAAGAAAAAGTTAGCTTACCAATTTTACACATTGCTGATTCAACAGCAAATCAAATTCAAAAGTCCGAAATAAGTACGGTTGGTTTACTTGGTACTCAATATACGATGGAGCAAGACTTTTATAAAACACGAATTGAATTTAATGGTATTAAGGTTTTGATACCAAATGATGAGGATAGAAAAGTTATAAATAAAGTAATTTATGAAGAGTTATGTTTAGGGGAAATTCAACAATCATCAAGGGATTATTACAAAAAGGTTATCAAGAGGTTAATTGATGATGGAGCTGAAGGAATAATATTAGGTTGCACAGAAATTGGATTATTAGTAAAACCAGAGGATTCAGAAGTGCCATTATTTGATACAACAGTAATACATGCCATTGAATCTGTTAATATGGCATTAGAAAAATAA
- a CDS encoding undecaprenyl-diphosphatase — MSIPDINVDLFRMINNLGKEITYLNSTMVFIAEYLVFFLALAVLIFWFTRRHENRIMIICASITFFSAVIVGKLAGKIHSNNQPFAELSNVNQLIGHAVDNSFPSDHTILFFSFCMTIFLFKRKAGLLWIGLAILVGFSRIWVGVHYPGDVIVGALISIMFAVIIYFTMKESTPIKKILALYEKGEQLILPKHYKNKSRSR, encoded by the coding sequence ATGAGTATACCTGACATTAATGTCGATTTGTTTAGAATGATAAATAATTTAGGTAAGGAAATTACGTATCTCAATTCGACTATGGTATTCATAGCTGAGTATTTGGTATTTTTCCTAGCTCTAGCTGTGTTAATTTTTTGGTTTACAAGGCGTCATGAAAATCGGATAATGATAATTTGCGCTTCAATTACTTTTTTTTCAGCTGTAATAGTTGGAAAACTTGCTGGAAAAATTCATTCCAATAACCAACCCTTCGCTGAATTATCTAATGTTAATCAGTTAATTGGACATGCCGTAGATAATTCTTTTCCAAGTGATCATACTATTTTATTTTTTTCTTTCTGTATGACTATTTTTCTTTTCAAGAGAAAAGCAGGTCTATTATGGATAGGTTTAGCAATATTAGTAGGTTTTTCACGTATATGGGTAGGTGTCCATTATCCAGGGGATGTTATTGTTGGAGCTTTGATTAGTATTATGTTCGCAGTAATTATTTACTTCACAATGAAAGAATCAACTCCTATCAAAAAAATATTAGCTTTATACGAAAAAGGAGAACAATTAATTTTACCTAAACATTATAAAAATAAATCCAGAAGTCGTTAA
- a CDS encoding dihydrodipicolinate synthase family protein: protein MLTEKVHIAVPTAFFEDESLNTQGTISHIRDLYKQGVKSVLVSGSTGEQHSLNLQEKIEIIHGLELEEELISNMEIIFGVASIRQKEAEELAEKIRHTKISGIMLGYPPYVIPTQEEAFVYTKRIMHLSNKPTILYNNPKRTGFDLSEKSIIQLSKIDLVVGIKDAGNKEKVERIKNGMHKNNLYFYAGGEEDLEEKVLHGYDRLSSIAGNVSPTEISQWFQKMLRKQKVSKQESDKIENIMEQVYQGNAIVNLKKTINRKGVPMGICRSPIGCNM from the coding sequence ATGCTAACAGAAAAAGTCCATATTGCCGTGCCGACAGCTTTTTTTGAAGATGAATCTTTAAATACTCAAGGGACAATAAGCCATATAAGAGACCTGTATAAACAAGGAGTAAAATCTGTTCTTGTCTCTGGATCTACTGGAGAACAGCATAGTTTAAACCTTCAAGAAAAAATTGAAATAATACACGGTTTAGAACTGGAAGAAGAGCTCATTAGTAATATGGAAATTATATTTGGTGTGGCTTCAATTAGACAGAAAGAGGCAGAGGAATTAGCTGAAAAGATTCGACACACAAAAATATCCGGTATCATGCTTGGGTATCCACCGTATGTTATACCGACACAAGAAGAAGCATTCGTTTATACAAAGAGGATTATGCACCTTAGTAATAAACCTACAATTTTATATAACAATCCAAAAAGAACTGGATTTGATTTATCAGAGAAGAGTATTATTCAATTAAGTAAGATAGACTTAGTGGTTGGAATAAAAGATGCTGGCAATAAAGAAAAAGTTGAACGAATAAAAAATGGTATGCATAAAAATAATTTATATTTTTATGCTGGTGGAGAAGAGGATTTAGAAGAAAAAGTATTACATGGATATGATCGCCTTTCTTCCATTGCTGGGAATGTTTCCCCGACAGAAATTAGTCAATGGTTTCAAAAAATGCTTAGAAAGCAAAAAGTAAGTAAACAAGAAAGTGATAAAATAGAAAATATTATGGAACAAGTTTATCAAGGAAATGCTATTGTGAATCTGAAAAAAACCATTAATCGTAAAGGTGTTCCAATGGGGATCTGCAGGAGTCCAATAGGATGTAATATGTAG
- a CDS encoding VanW family protein, with product MKFIWLSVLLLIGSQNNLPDNLVVSHEGKTIANVNRVYFSNPLIDIPLIDQKNYNEFIQKLDKTIYKPPTNASLDNNGNIVVEKVGYKLDHEAFTRLFYTYFFNKGSYFVEAPMHTIFPNVDSELLSHIRVNRIGHYATYFNSNNRERSHNILLASEAINNHVVFPGETFSFNKVVGKRTREKGYKRAPVIVKGELSEDIGGGICQISSTLYNAVDKAGLTITERYSHSKRVGYVPSERDATVSWYGPDFRFTNKYNQPILIRSIVYGGTVRILVYSSDAINNEPREIPSASYKLPEEVPLGSEVNQNH from the coding sequence ATGAAATTCATCTGGTTGTCAGTATTATTATTGATAGGAAGTCAAAACAATCTTCCTGACAATTTAGTCGTTAGTCATGAAGGAAAAACAATTGCAAATGTTAATCGCGTTTATTTTTCAAACCCATTAATAGATATTCCGCTTATTGATCAAAAAAACTACAATGAATTTATTCAAAAACTAGATAAGACCATCTATAAACCGCCAACAAACGCTTCTCTGGATAACAATGGGAATATTGTTGTTGAAAAAGTAGGGTATAAACTGGACCACGAGGCGTTCACACGTTTGTTTTATACATATTTTTTCAATAAAGGCTCCTATTTCGTAGAAGCTCCCATGCATACAATATTTCCAAACGTGGATAGCGAACTGCTCTCACATATAAGAGTAAATCGAATTGGACATTATGCTACCTATTTTAATTCAAATAACAGAGAGCGTTCTCATAATATTTTACTTGCAAGTGAAGCAATCAATAACCACGTTGTTTTTCCTGGTGAGACTTTTTCCTTTAATAAAGTGGTCGGAAAACGAACGAGGGAAAAGGGCTATAAGCGGGCACCGGTTATCGTAAAGGGTGAATTGTCGGAGGATATTGGTGGTGGAATATGCCAAATTTCTTCAACGTTGTATAATGCAGTAGATAAAGCGGGGTTAACTATTACAGAACGATACTCCCATAGCAAACGGGTTGGCTATGTACCTTCAGAAAGAGACGCTACTGTTAGCTGGTATGGACCCGATTTCCGCTTTACGAACAAATACAACCAGCCTATATTGATTCGATCAATTGTTTACGGTGGAACCGTTAGAATTTTGGTGTATTCGTCAGATGCCATTAATAATGAGCCACGAGAAATTCCTAGCGCTTCGTATAAGCTTCCGGAAGAAGTACCTCTTGGATCAGAGGTGAATCAAAATCATTAA
- a CDS encoding transglutaminase-like domain-containing protein has translation MHLVCETERLEDYLLELNEINYSNPLIKSKVDELFNTSQTEIEKVKVAFEFVRDEISHSLDIRGKRVTCNASDVLAYKEGICYAKSHLLASLLRSQGIPTGFCYQRLMLFDTPEKRYCIHALNAVFLRSLNKWQRLDARGNKKGIDAQFSIKEEKLAYTTQEKYDEKDYPIIYRKPHPKTIAVLEEHSDALEMCKYHLPESL, from the coding sequence GTGCATCTAGTATGTGAAACTGAAAGATTAGAAGATTATTTGCTTGAATTAAACGAAATTAATTATTCTAACCCTTTGATAAAGTCGAAAGTAGATGAACTTTTTAATACATCTCAAACTGAAATTGAAAAGGTAAAAGTTGCTTTTGAATTTGTTCGTGATGAAATATCTCATTCTTTGGATATCCGAGGGAAACGAGTTACATGTAATGCATCAGATGTATTAGCCTATAAAGAAGGAATATGTTACGCGAAATCCCATTTACTAGCATCTTTATTACGTTCGCAAGGAATACCAACAGGTTTCTGTTATCAACGTTTGATGTTGTTTGATACACCAGAAAAAAGGTATTGTATTCATGCTTTGAACGCTGTCTTTTTAAGATCACTTAATAAATGGCAAAGACTTGATGCTCGTGGAAATAAAAAGGGAATTGATGCCCAATTTTCCATTAAAGAAGAAAAGCTAGCTTATACAACTCAAGAGAAATATGACGAAAAGGATTATCCTATTATTTATAGAAAGCCACATCCAAAAACAATAGCTGTGTTAGAAGAACATTCAGATGCATTAGAAATGTGTAAATATCATTTACCAGAGAGCTTATAG